The genomic interval CCAGGACGATGATCAGGATGTCACCCAGGAGCTGGAGGGACAGAAACCCCCCCCCAGGTTAGCAGTGCTTGGGAGCCTTCAGATCCCCTGGCAAGCACTCGCACCAGCCCTGGGGAAACCTTCAGGCATTCTGTAGGCTTAAAAATCTTCCTGGATCCTGTGATCCTTTTTAAGATGTTCCTTAAACTTGCTCTCTAAAgattcagcttttaaaaagtgattaatcCTTTTGTTCTGTCTGAAGAGCAAGCCGCACTTTAAATGCACTGCAGTTCAAAAAGCACCAGCCCCTGTCTAGTCTGGGCCACCGAGTCTAAACCTCCTTTGCAGCTCCCCCTTTGACCCCAAGCCAGCTTTCCTCCTTCTGGTGCTACTATGGGAAGAGTAACCCAAAATTCTCTAGAGATGTTgttgattaatttttttcctttcttccttctggctttgtttGAGGGTTTCTCCCAAGCAGAAGATGCAGCGGGGTACCTGTGCCGAGTGGCAGGAAACTGGCGCACGGTGCAGCACGAAGCACCCCGGCATTagcagcagagctcctgctgACCTGGGGGAAACCCTCGACAGCCGATGCCGGGGTTATTTTCCCATTAGGAAATTCTCAGGTGCAGAGATGTGGGAGCCCAAGTTTCCTCTCCCTATAAGTCCTGCTCCCCTTTTGCTTTTGGCATCTAGCTGCTGCCGCTTGATGCTCGCTGCTCTCCTTCGTGCCAGGTTTCGCtcttgcttctttgctttcccttgTCTCAAACCTCTTCCTGCTCCAACAACTGCTTTcacttttctctccccctccctttccgTGCTTAAACCACCTCCTCATcgcctttccttctcctttccatccTTGCTTTCACCCTCCAGATGGCTCGTCCGTAACCGCAACCACTCAGCCCTTGGTGCTTTCCCACGCTGCAGCacggccccttccctcctctcctgcccctcaccttgtcCTCCAGCCTCCAGGGAACCCCTCTCCTGCCTGGAACGCCACGTCTGCACCCCCCGAGCAGTGCAAACCCCCACACGTGGGCACCGCAGCGCGGCCGAAAGCACGGGGAGACGCTCGTGGGCAGAGGCTGAcgccagggcaggcagggggtCCCCGGCTGGGACCGTCACTCACCCTGAAGTTCTCGGGGTCCACGTGCAGCTTGTCGCAGTGCAGCTCGGACAGCTGGGCGAAGGTGTTCTTGATGTTGTCCAGGTTCTTCACGGCATCCCCGAAGGAGGTGAGCACTTTCTTGCCATGGGCGCGCACCATGGGGTTGCCGAGGATGGCGGTGGGGCTGGAGAGGTTGCCGaaggaggcgaagaacctctggGTCCAGGGGTAGACGATCAgcagcctggggagagagggatggggggacacaaGCAGAGACAGATGTAGTTAActacatctccaaggatgggctCATCTCCGTCCTGGTGCCCAGGAGCCCAACCTACCTGGCCAGGGCCTCAGCACCACAGTCGGCCACATTGACCTTGCCCCAGAGGCCACTGATGAGCTGCTTCTCCTCGGCTGACCACTGCACCATGGTGTCGGATGGAAGGTAGCGTGTAGCTGCAGGGAGGTACGGAGGAAGTCTCGGCTCTCGCTCCCAAGGGGATTGCCCTGTGGCCAGCGGCTCTCCCCGTCCCCACTTTTATATGCTCTGCTGGGCCCCTCCTCTTCCCCGCGCACCCCTCCATTGGCTACGCCTGGgggcccagccaccctggcaCCCCAAGGGAGGGGACGTGGCGTCAGGGTGGGGCCCGGGGCAAAGTGCCCAGAGCAGCCGCTGCCACTGCGGGCTTGCGGGCCgctctccccgctgccccccattGCCATCTCTGGGGCATTTACCTCCATGCAAAGGCTGAGCGTGGCGCCAAGCCTCACAAAAGCCCTTGGAGGAAGGTGCGTGCAAGGCTTGGGCTACAGTGGTGCCCCTCAGATGGTTCAAAGCCATGGCGGACTGCATTACTGTGAGGCAAAAGACCAGGACCTGGTGGTGTTGGATCTGTTCCTCTGAAAGTACCAATATGTGCAAGTggtttctccctcttcttcttcttttagagCCTGTCAGCCTTGGgtttgcctctttctcttttattatttgACAGTTTGCTAACTGCAAGGTAGCACTAAGAAAAATGTAGGTAATGTCTACTGCAGTTAGAGAGAGCTCCTGCCTCAGCAAGAGGCAAGAAGAGCATACTGGAAGGGAAGCATTATAGCAAGGGGCACACTCATTACCTGGATGATCTCAGCTTGCAGAGGCTCCAAGGGAGGTGGGGAAGACCGGCTATACCAGGGACTATATATGGCAGGAGACAGTGCCTGTCCTGGTGACTTGGCAGATGAAGGAGGAACAAGAGTAAGAGGTGGGGCAGGGAGCTGGGTCTCCTGCCAGGGAGCGGAGCTGGTTGGAGGTGGTGGGGTGGGATGGAGTCTTTGGGGCAGCTGTATCCCAGCGAGGCCTTGTAGGGGCAGAGCAAGACAGCATAAAGTAATATTAGGTGTCTGGGGTCCAACAGCATCGGGAAGGCCAGAGTGTAACGCATTTGTGTGGTGGCACAAAGTGGCCCCAGGCTGCAGCTGTTTCTGACGGTGGCACCGGTTCTCGTTTATCTGCTCTCTCTGTGACAGGGGTGCAGCAAAGGACCCTCAGGCCAGGTGTGCACGGGGGGGGTCTCGCTGCTCCAGCAGCGCTGGCATCCCCAGTTCTCCATGGAGGAAGCTGCAGAGTTTACTGAAAACCTGCTTTAGAACCCATTCCCTCCGCTTTCTCCCCCATAACAGGGCATGAGTGCGCAGGGGAGAGGAACCCACCACACGGACACCCTGAGCGTGTCCCCAGGGCAGCTCTCTGGGTGGTAGAGGGTGTCGCAAGTCTTACGACTGGTTTGAAAGGAGGCAGGACACTGGGGAACGTCCTGGCCTCTTGCATGGC from Struthio camelus isolate bStrCam1 chromosome 1, bStrCam1.hap1, whole genome shotgun sequence carries:
- the LOC104141505 gene encoding hemoglobin subunit beta, with the translated sequence MVQWSAEEKQLISGLWGKVNVADCGAEALARLLIVYPWTQRFFASFGNLSSPTAILGNPMVRAHGKKVLTSFGDAVKNLDNIKNTFAQLSELHCDKLHVDPENFRLLGDILIIVLAAHFTKEFTPECQAAWQKLVRVVAHALARKYH